The following are from one region of the Planctomycetota bacterium genome:
- the cysK gene encoding cysteine synthase A, whose amino-acid sequence MKIAGDITELVGNTPLVWLHRLAAGLPGRVAGKLEFYNPASSVKDRIGLSMIEAAERAGRIKPDTILLEPTSGNTGIALAFVCAARGYKLVLTMPESMTEERRRILKAFGVEIVLTPATEGMTGAVQKALAMAAEDPRYFIPQQFENPANPEVHRRTTAEEIWRDTDGQVDIVVAGVGTGGTITGVAEVIKARKPSFRAVAVEPAESPILAGGKPGTHGIQGIGAGFVPKVLDREIIDEVLHVTTPEAKAAARELALQEGIFAGISAGAAVRAALDVARREESRGKLIVTILCDTGERYLTTDTFNGGPRAAAHDPRPFAATLERAAAR is encoded by the coding sequence ATGAAGATCGCGGGCGACATCACGGAACTGGTCGGCAACACCCCGCTCGTGTGGCTGCACCGCCTGGCCGCCGGGCTGCCGGGCCGCGTGGCCGGCAAGCTGGAGTTCTACAACCCCGCCTCGAGCGTGAAGGACCGCATCGGCCTGTCCATGATCGAGGCGGCCGAGCGCGCCGGGCGAATCAAGCCCGACACGATCCTCCTCGAACCCACCTCGGGCAACACCGGCATCGCGCTGGCCTTCGTGTGCGCCGCGCGCGGCTACAAGCTCGTGCTCACCATGCCCGAGAGCATGACCGAGGAGCGGCGGCGCATCCTCAAGGCCTTCGGCGTCGAAATCGTCCTCACGCCCGCCACCGAGGGCATGACCGGCGCCGTCCAGAAAGCGCTCGCCATGGCCGCCGAGGACCCGCGCTACTTCATCCCCCAGCAGTTCGAGAACCCCGCCAACCCCGAGGTCCACCGCCGCACCACGGCCGAGGAAATCTGGCGCGACACCGACGGCCAGGTGGACATCGTGGTGGCCGGCGTGGGCACGGGCGGCACCATCACCGGCGTGGCCGAGGTCATCAAGGCCCGCAAGCCCTCGTTCCGCGCCGTCGCCGTCGAACCCGCCGAGTCGCCCATCCTGGCCGGCGGCAAGCCGGGCACCCACGGCATCCAGGGCATCGGCGCCGGCTTCGTGCCCAAGGTCCTCGACCGCGAGATCATTGACGAGGTCCTCCACGTGACCACCCCGGAGGCCAAAGCCGCCGCGCGCGAGCTGGCCCTCCAGGAGGGCATCTTCGCCGGCATCTCGGCCGGCGCCGCCGTGCGCGCCGCCCTCGACGTGGCCAGGCGCGAGGAGAGCCGCGGCAAGCTCATCGTCACCATCCTGTGCGACACCGGCGAACGCTACCTGACGACCGACACCTTCAACGGCGGCCCGCGCGCCGCGGCCCACGACCCGCGGCCGTTCGCCGCCACGCTCGAGCGCGCCGCCGCCCGCTGA
- a CDS encoding substrate-binding domain-containing protein, translated as MTAQASETTLKVFSARACAAPLEEAARLFERNSGIRVAVSVCSRHCAQPVAEEAAGQNGRHDFLDEIAEAGVHDLAIGGAEFLLDDGEVRGIVATGERRTIACRRSAIIVPAGNPKNVRTVQDLARAGVRVGISVLDCLKGLWEDVATRLGLVEGIRRNITFRANGCIAIVEAVAGGKVDAAFGWSAFAHLAPGRIEIVELPEAQQVHRGTGIGLLRFARQPEAARRFMEFLTTPAARACYERLGWVVPNGRQRRTE; from the coding sequence ATGACAGCGCAAGCCAGCGAAACCACCCTGAAGGTCTTCTCGGCGCGCGCGTGCGCCGCGCCGCTCGAGGAGGCCGCGCGCCTCTTCGAGCGCAACTCGGGCATCCGCGTGGCCGTCAGCGTGTGCAGCCGCCACTGCGCGCAGCCCGTGGCCGAGGAGGCCGCGGGCCAGAACGGCCGCCACGACTTCCTCGACGAGATCGCCGAGGCCGGCGTGCACGACCTGGCGATCGGCGGGGCCGAGTTCCTGCTCGATGATGGCGAGGTGCGAGGCATTGTCGCAACGGGAGAGCGGCGCACCATTGCGTGCCGCAGGTCGGCCATCATCGTCCCCGCCGGCAACCCGAAAAACGTGCGGACCGTGCAGGACCTGGCCCGCGCCGGCGTGCGCGTGGGCATCTCGGTGCTCGACTGCCTGAAGGGCCTGTGGGAGGACGTGGCCACGCGCCTGGGCCTCGTGGAGGGGATTCGGCGCAACATCACCTTCCGCGCCAACGGCTGCATCGCCATCGTCGAGGCCGTGGCCGGCGGCAAGGTGGACGCGGCGTTCGGCTGGTCCGCCTTCGCCCACCTGGCCCCGGGGCGCATCGAGATCGTCGAATTGCCCGAAGCCCAGCAGGTGCACCGGGGCACCGGCATCGGGCTCCTGCGCTTCGCGCGCCAGCCCGAGGCGGCGAGGCGGTTCATGGAGTTTCTCACGACTCCCGCGGCGCGCGCCTGCTACGAGCGCCTCGGCTGGGTCGTGCCCAACGGGCGGCAGAGGAGAACCGAATGA
- a CDS encoding phosphoadenylyl-sulfate reductase, with amino-acid sequence MAVAAVQEDIKALVDGLNFAEKVERSLDLIEWAHKEFGDGLVVANSLGKDSSVVWHLAKRVSPAIRGFVVTTRFKPAETKQFMREEVARYPELRVFENNEPIPDKLYATEPDRCCDILKVQPTRRAIEEMGVTCWVTGLRCTEGRTRTDFQEIEERDQGLLKLNPILIWYEREIWQYLALHRVPVNPLYLKGYRSLGCAPCTHISSSPDERAGRWIGTSKCGGECGIHTRPLKGNYQI; translated from the coding sequence ATGGCCGTGGCGGCGGTGCAAGAAGACATCAAGGCGCTGGTGGACGGCTTGAACTTCGCCGAGAAGGTCGAGCGCTCGCTCGACCTCATCGAGTGGGCGCACAAGGAGTTCGGCGACGGCCTCGTCGTGGCCAACAGCCTGGGCAAGGACTCCAGCGTGGTGTGGCACCTGGCCAAGCGCGTGAGCCCCGCCATCCGCGGCTTCGTGGTCACCACCCGCTTCAAGCCGGCCGAGACCAAGCAGTTCATGCGCGAAGAGGTGGCCCGTTACCCCGAACTGCGCGTCTTCGAGAACAACGAGCCGATCCCGGACAAGCTCTATGCCACCGAGCCCGACCGCTGCTGCGACATCCTGAAGGTCCAGCCCACCCGCCGCGCCATCGAGGAGATGGGCGTGACGTGCTGGGTGACCGGCCTGCGCTGCACCGAGGGGCGCACGCGCACCGACTTCCAGGAGATCGAGGAACGCGACCAGGGCCTCCTCAAGCTCAACCCGATCCTCATCTGGTACGAGCGCGAGATCTGGCAGTACCTGGCCCTCCACCGCGTGCCGGTCAACCCCCTGTACCTCAAGGGCTACCGCTCGCTGGGGTGCGCCCCCTGCACCCACATCAGCAGCAGCCCCGACGAACGCGCCGGCCGCTGGATCGGCACCAGCAAGTGCGGCGGCGAGTGCGGCATCCACACCCGCCCCTTGAAGGGCAACTACCAGATCTGA
- a CDS encoding DUF2061 domain-containing protein, with the protein MESRLRSLTKSVSWRIIGIIMQLFITYAFTRDWSNTLGITSIFQTLRFLLYYFHERAWERITWGRKVHPLAHLTLRPDLDREDIEAIRRLLAEAEYLHEAPEYQI; encoded by the coding sequence ATGGAATCCCGACTCCGCAGCCTGACCAAGTCTGTCAGTTGGCGAATCATCGGAATCATCATGCAACTCTTCATCACCTACGCCTTCACCCGCGACTGGAGCAACACCCTGGGCATCACGAGCATCTTTCAGACCCTGCGCTTCCTTCTCTACTACTTCCACGAGCGGGCCTGGGAGCGCATCACCTGGGGGCGAAAGGTCCATCCTCTCGCCCACCTCACCTTGCGGCCCGACTTGGACCGGGAGGACATCGAGGCGATTCGGCGCCTCCTTGCCGAGGCGGAGTACCTGCACGAAGCGCCCGAGTACCAAATCTGA
- a CDS encoding Rrf2 family transcriptional regulator has translation MFVSQKCQYAVRAVFELSKRYGAGPVRIADIAEAQAIPARFLEVILNQLKQAGFVVSQRGSRGGYALARPPAELAVGDVIRFIEGPVGPVVCAMGSSHNECPLYGGCVFLPMWERVRSAVSGVYDQTTFQSLVEQDARRSAEYVASYAI, from the coding sequence ATGTTCGTCTCGCAGAAATGCCAGTACGCGGTCCGTGCCGTCTTCGAGCTCTCGAAGCGCTATGGCGCCGGCCCCGTGCGCATCGCAGACATCGCGGAGGCGCAGGCCATCCCCGCCCGATTCCTCGAGGTCATCCTCAACCAGCTCAAGCAGGCGGGCTTCGTGGTCTCGCAGCGTGGCAGCCGAGGAGGCTACGCGCTGGCGCGCCCGCCGGCCGAACTGGCTGTGGGCGACGTGATCCGCTTCATCGAGGGGCCGGTCGGTCCCGTCGTGTGCGCCATGGGCAGCAGCCACAACGAGTGCCCGCTCTACGGGGGTTGCGTGTTCCTGCCCATGTGGGAGCGCGTCCGGTCAGCCGTCTCGGGCGTCTACGACCAGACGACCTTTCAGAGCCTGGTCGAGCAAGACGCCCGCAGGTCCGCGGAGTACGTGGCCAGCTATGCGATCTGA
- a CDS encoding sugar ABC transporter permease, giving the protein MTRNQRRDLRNGLLFISPWIVGFCVFMVYPVASSLYFSFCDYSVLERPVWIGAENFTELAHDSVFWTSLGNTLYYAVIALPLGMMLAIGVALLLNTKVRGMAVYRTIFFLPSIVPVVAMAILWLWILNGRYGVLNYSLTLLGLPAKSLPAWLESKHWAMPALILMGLWGIGHAMVIYLAGLQDIPVHLYESAEIDGASWWQKTVHITLPMLSPTIYFNLIMGIIGTFQIFAAPYIMTNGGPERATHFYTFYLYNLAFEDLRMGYACAMAWILFLIILGLTLLATKVSAKHVHYER; this is encoded by the coding sequence ATGACTCGGAACCAGCGACGCGATCTGCGCAACGGCCTCCTCTTCATCTCGCCCTGGATCGTGGGCTTCTGCGTGTTCATGGTCTACCCCGTCGCCTCGTCGCTGTACTTCAGCTTCTGCGACTACTCGGTGCTCGAGCGCCCCGTGTGGATCGGCGCCGAGAACTTCACGGAGCTCGCCCATGACAGCGTGTTCTGGACTTCGCTGGGCAACACCCTCTACTATGCGGTGATCGCCCTGCCGCTGGGGATGATGCTCGCCATCGGGGTGGCGCTGCTGCTCAACACCAAGGTGCGCGGCATGGCCGTCTACCGCACGATCTTCTTCCTGCCGTCCATCGTGCCCGTGGTGGCGATGGCCATTCTGTGGCTGTGGATTCTCAACGGGCGCTACGGCGTGCTGAACTACTCGCTGACGCTTCTGGGCCTCCCGGCAAAGAGCCTGCCCGCGTGGCTCGAGAGCAAGCACTGGGCCATGCCTGCCCTGATCCTCATGGGCCTCTGGGGGATCGGCCACGCCATGGTCATCTACCTGGCCGGCCTCCAGGACATCCCGGTGCACCTCTACGAGTCGGCGGAGATTGACGGCGCGAGCTGGTGGCAGAAGACGGTGCACATCACCCTGCCCATGCTCTCCCCCACCATTTACTTCAACCTGATCATGGGCATCATCGGCACCTTTCAGATCTTCGCGGCCCCCTACATCATGACCAACGGCGGCCCCGAGCGGGCCACGCACTTCTACACCTTCTATCTGTATAACCTGGCGTTCGAGGACCTGCGCATGGGCTACGCCTGCGCGATGGCCTGGATTCTGTTCCTCATCATCCTGGGGCTCACGCTGCTCGCGACCAAGGTCTCGGCGAAGCACGTGCACTACGAACGCTGA
- a CDS encoding carbohydrate ABC transporter permease, protein MKLTTPKRIAIHAALVVGSCIFIFPFVWLITTSLKPVEQIMKMPPDWLPRAYYAPVEGQRLKVVKEREIGEPSLIVHYAVGGTAPSRVLLPASKYADGRAEVEVRVADRTELVRVPAVVEKEVPGGCWLVREKLERLPQDPGPPARWDCVSPAQIEERIEPAWWNYRGAIRYTGYYEGSFLGLKYRVPMFLVYLRNTLLVAILGVIGTTLSSALAAYGFARIPWPGRDKVFLVALSTMMVPFAVTMVPLYGVFRALGWIGTLKPLWVPAFFGSAFNIFLLRQFFRTIPQDLSEAARIDGCSEFGIFWRIMLPLSKPALAVVALFHFMWAWNDFMGPLIFLTKQETYTLSLGLQFYQSQHGGSEWHFLMAASTLMILPIVVLFFFTQRTFIQGISTTGMKN, encoded by the coding sequence ATGAAACTCACGACGCCCAAGCGCATCGCCATCCACGCCGCCCTCGTCGTGGGGTCGTGCATCTTCATCTTCCCCTTCGTCTGGCTCATCACCACGTCGCTGAAGCCGGTCGAGCAGATCATGAAGATGCCGCCCGACTGGCTGCCGCGGGCCTACTACGCCCCCGTCGAGGGCCAGCGGCTCAAGGTGGTCAAGGAGCGCGAGATAGGCGAGCCCTCGCTGATCGTCCACTATGCTGTGGGCGGGACGGCTCCGTCCCGCGTCCTCCTCCCGGCCTCCAAGTACGCCGACGGCAGGGCCGAGGTGGAGGTCCGCGTGGCCGACCGCACGGAGCTCGTGCGCGTGCCCGCGGTCGTCGAGAAGGAGGTCCCGGGAGGCTGCTGGCTGGTGCGCGAGAAGCTCGAGCGTCTGCCCCAGGACCCCGGCCCGCCGGCCCGTTGGGACTGCGTCAGCCCCGCCCAGATCGAGGAGAGGATCGAGCCGGCCTGGTGGAACTACCGCGGCGCCATCCGCTACACGGGCTACTACGAGGGCTCGTTCCTCGGCCTGAAGTACCGGGTGCCGATGTTCCTCGTCTACCTGCGCAACACCCTCCTCGTGGCCATACTGGGCGTCATCGGCACCACGCTGTCGAGCGCGCTGGCCGCCTACGGCTTCGCCCGCATCCCGTGGCCGGGGCGCGACAAGGTGTTTCTCGTCGCCCTCTCGACCATGATGGTGCCGTTCGCGGTCACGATGGTGCCGCTGTATGGGGTGTTCCGCGCGCTGGGCTGGATCGGCACGCTCAAGCCGTTGTGGGTGCCGGCCTTCTTCGGCAGCGCCTTCAACATTTTCCTGCTGCGCCAGTTCTTCCGCACGATTCCGCAGGACCTCTCGGAGGCGGCGCGGATTGACGGGTGCAGCGAGTTCGGCATCTTCTGGCGCATCATGCTGCCGCTCTCGAAGCCGGCCCTGGCCGTGGTGGCCCTCTTCCACTTCATGTGGGCGTGGAACGACTTCATGGGCCCGCTCATCTTCCTCACGAAGCAGGAGACGTATACCCTGTCGCTCGGCCTCCAGTTTTACCAGAGCCAGCACGGCGGCTCCGAGTGGCATTTCCTCATGGCCGCCTCCACCCTCATGATCCTGCCCATCGTGGTGCTGTTCTTCTTCACCCAGCGCACCTTCATCCAGGGCATCTCGACGACGGGGATGAAGAACTGA
- a CDS encoding exo-alpha-sialidase, giving the protein MLLGLLCAAAAAMPAASPAIVKAEFIYDRASFPQCHASTIAESGGGLVAAWFGGTAEGRPDVGVWLSRHDGQAWSPPVEVATGEAAVGGASLPRESAEKRFPCWNPVLFQPRGGPLMLFYKVGPKPSAWWGMVMASHDGGKTWSKPARLPDGILGPVKNKPIQLADGTLLCGSSTEDQGWRVHFELSPDLGKTWQRIGPVNDGKAFGAIQPTLLTHADGRIQALCRSRQGRVVEVASSDGGKTWGDMAATALPNPNAGIDGVTLADGRHLLVYNHTPRGRSPLNVAVSRDGKTWQAALVLESEPGEYSYPAVIQAGNGLVHITYTWRRQRVRHVVLDPAKFVLRDLPDGQWPN; this is encoded by the coding sequence ATGCTCCTTGGCCTGCTGTGCGCCGCGGCAGCGGCGATGCCGGCCGCCTCGCCGGCCATCGTGAAGGCGGAGTTCATCTACGACAGGGCCTCGTTCCCCCAGTGCCACGCCTCGACGATTGCCGAGTCGGGCGGGGGCCTCGTGGCCGCATGGTTCGGGGGCACGGCCGAGGGCCGGCCCGACGTGGGCGTCTGGCTCTCGCGCCACGACGGCCAGGCCTGGTCGCCGCCGGTCGAGGTCGCCACGGGCGAAGCCGCTGTGGGCGGGGCGTCTCTGCCCCGCGAATCCGCCGAGAAACGCTTCCCCTGCTGGAACCCCGTGCTCTTCCAGCCCAGGGGCGGGCCGCTGATGCTCTTCTACAAGGTCGGACCGAAGCCCAGCGCCTGGTGGGGCATGGTGATGGCGTCCCACGATGGCGGCAAGACGTGGTCGAAGCCGGCGCGTCTGCCCGACGGCATCCTCGGCCCGGTGAAGAACAAGCCGATCCAACTGGCGGACGGCACGCTCCTGTGCGGCTCGAGCACCGAGGATCAGGGCTGGCGCGTGCACTTCGAGCTTTCACCCGACCTGGGCAAGACCTGGCAGCGGATCGGCCCGGTCAACGACGGCAAGGCGTTCGGGGCCATTCAGCCCACGCTGCTCACGCACGCCGATGGCCGCATCCAGGCCCTGTGCCGCAGCCGGCAGGGGCGCGTGGTCGAGGTTGCCTCGTCGGACGGCGGCAAGACGTGGGGCGACATGGCCGCGACCGCGCTGCCCAACCCCAACGCGGGGATTGACGGCGTGACCCTCGCCGACGGCCGCCACCTGCTCGTCTACAACCACACGCCGCGGGGGCGTTCGCCGCTGAACGTGGCGGTCAGCCGCGACGGCAAGACGTGGCAGGCCGCGCTCGTTCTCGAAAGCGAGCCGGGCGAGTACTCCTATCCCGCTGTCATCCAGGCCGGCAACGGACTGGTCCACATCACCTACACCTGGAGGCGGCAGCGGGTGCGGCACGTCGTCCTCGACCCCGCGAAGTTCGTCCTCCGCGACCTGCCCGACGGCCAGTGGCCGAACTGA